In Lentibacillus amyloliquefaciens, one DNA window encodes the following:
- a CDS encoding NAD(P)H-dependent oxidoreductase codes for MLGINRKLANFEKSDSYIKVGLVGAGQMGRGMISQIESMKGMRVVITADLAIENVKNAYENAGIDAANIVETDELEKAHAAVSQDKVIATKDSKLVTALSEVDVVVDATGVPNIGAEIAWDSILNNKHIVMLNVEADVTVGPLLKKMADSSGVVYTGSAGDEPGAIMELYDFADAMGFEIVALGKGKNNPLNLESNPDVTAEEAEQKGSSPKMLASFQDGTKTMVEMNCVANATGFAPDQPGMHGFEGKVADLPGIFIEKDKGGELNGRQVVDFVNGIAPGVFAIIASDKAEVNAEMKYLKMGDGPNYVLYRPYHLTSLETPLSIAKAYFDKEPTIAPHYGLQGETVAVAKKDLAEGDYLDGIGGYSVYGKLYKVEEAKAENAMPVGLVDGNVKLTKAVKKGDVITYDAVEQTKESTIWKLRALQDKQ; via the coding sequence ATGTTGGGTATTAATCGTAAACTAGCAAACTTTGAAAAATCAGATTCATACATTAAGGTCGGCCTTGTTGGGGCGGGACAGATGGGAAGAGGGATGATTTCCCAGATTGAGAGCATGAAAGGCATGCGTGTAGTCATTACAGCTGATTTAGCTATCGAGAATGTCAAAAACGCTTATGAAAATGCGGGAATTGACGCAGCAAATATTGTGGAAACCGATGAATTGGAAAAAGCACATGCGGCAGTCAGTCAGGATAAGGTCATTGCAACGAAAGACAGTAAACTAGTTACAGCCCTTTCAGAAGTAGATGTTGTGGTTGATGCAACCGGTGTACCGAATATCGGTGCTGAAATTGCATGGGACAGCATTTTGAATAACAAACATATTGTCATGCTGAATGTGGAAGCCGATGTTACGGTCGGCCCGTTATTGAAGAAAATGGCTGATTCCAGCGGCGTTGTCTATACAGGGTCTGCAGGGGATGAACCCGGGGCCATCATGGAGTTATATGACTTTGCCGATGCTATGGGCTTTGAAATTGTTGCATTAGGAAAAGGCAAAAACAATCCATTGAATCTGGAATCCAACCCCGATGTCACTGCAGAAGAAGCGGAGCAAAAAGGATCGAGTCCGAAAATGCTGGCATCATTCCAGGATGGCACGAAAACAATGGTTGAAATGAACTGTGTTGCGAATGCGACCGGGTTTGCACCTGATCAGCCGGGCATGCACGGTTTTGAAGGTAAAGTGGCTGATCTTCCAGGCATCTTTATTGAAAAAGACAAAGGTGGAGAATTGAACGGCCGTCAAGTCGTTGATTTTGTTAACGGAATCGCACCTGGTGTCTTTGCGATTATTGCTTCTGATAAAGCAGAAGTAAACGCAGAAATGAAATATTTGAAGATGGGTGACGGACCAAACTATGTGCTTTACCGCCCATATCATCTGACAAGCCTGGAAACACCACTATCCATTGCCAAAGCTTATTTTGATAAAGAACCGACCATTGCGCCGCACTATGGCTTGCAGGGTGAAACAGTCGCAGTTGCTAAGAAAGATTTGGCTGAAGGCGACTATCTGGATGGGATTGGCGGCTATTCAGTCTACGGTAAATTGTATAAAGTTGAGGAAGCCAAGGCGGAAAACGCTATGCCTGTCGGACTGGTGGATGGCAACGTGAAATTAACAAAAGCCGTTAAAAAAGGCGACGTTATCACTTATGACGCTGTCGAACAGACTAAAGAGTCAACCATCTGGAAACTGCGTGCGCTTCAGGATAAACAGTAA
- the lpdA gene encoding dihydrolipoyl dehydrogenase encodes MKSYNLAIIGAGPGGYVAAIRAAKEGLSVALVSGDDLGGTCLNRGCIPSKTMLKHAEVIEDIKGAKTYGITVNDFSFSIKDMVGRKTKVVKTLKNGIKGLMKQNKIEVFSGIGSVQEDKTVIIASNGGTETIQADNVMLANGSKPLVPPLPGIDDIGYYTSDTIFDIEEVPAHMVIMGGGVIGLEIACIFNSLDTKVEIVEMADRILPTEDPDASDYLKRELSKKGIGIQTGAKITGFSKNGQKTTVDVETSDGNKNTIETDSVLVAVGRQPNLTGIDNLGVTFDGKFVKVDQNLQTSAAGIYAIGDLIGGYQFAHAASDEGIRAVTHIAGKAGHGSQPESTIPRCVYTFPEVASVGMTEAQVKEKGYRVKTKKVDIAANGKAIAAGETSGFMKLISEEKYGEVLGVVMVGAHVTEMISQATAYMHLEGTAEELDSMVFPHPTVSEALGEAGSVWLEKGIHYS; translated from the coding sequence ATGAAATCTTATAATCTCGCAATTATCGGGGCTGGTCCCGGCGGCTATGTCGCAGCCATCAGGGCGGCAAAAGAAGGCTTAAGTGTCGCTCTGGTCTCCGGGGATGATCTAGGCGGAACATGTCTCAACCGCGGCTGCATTCCTTCCAAGACAATGCTGAAACATGCCGAGGTTATCGAAGACATTAAAGGTGCCAAGACATACGGGATCACCGTTAATGACTTTTCCTTTTCCATTAAGGATATGGTCGGCCGGAAAACGAAAGTCGTTAAAACATTGAAAAACGGCATCAAAGGCTTGATGAAGCAAAATAAAATTGAAGTCTTCAGCGGCATCGGTTCCGTCCAAGAAGATAAGACAGTGATCATTGCGTCCAACGGCGGCACAGAGACGATTCAAGCTGACAATGTGATGCTCGCGAATGGCTCAAAACCGCTCGTTCCGCCACTCCCTGGCATTGACGACATCGGATATTATACGAGTGATACGATTTTTGATATTGAAGAGGTTCCAGCCCATATGGTGATTATGGGCGGCGGCGTCATCGGACTCGAAATCGCCTGTATTTTCAATAGCCTTGATACAAAAGTGGAAATCGTCGAAATGGCCGACCGGATCTTGCCAACTGAAGATCCGGATGCTTCGGATTACTTGAAGCGTGAATTGAGTAAAAAGGGCATCGGTATCCAGACGGGTGCTAAAATTACCGGCTTCAGCAAGAACGGTCAGAAGACAACTGTGGACGTGGAGACATCAGATGGTAATAAAAACACAATCGAAACAGACAGCGTGCTTGTTGCCGTCGGACGTCAGCCTAACCTGACCGGCATTGACAATCTGGGGGTTACATTTGACGGTAAATTTGTCAAAGTCGATCAGAACTTACAGACATCCGCAGCTGGCATCTACGCGATTGGTGACTTGATTGGCGGCTACCAGTTCGCACACGCCGCAAGCGATGAAGGTATCAGAGCCGTGACTCATATCGCTGGGAAAGCAGGGCATGGGTCGCAGCCGGAGTCGACGATCCCGCGCTGCGTTTATACATTTCCGGAAGTCGCGAGCGTCGGCATGACAGAAGCCCAAGTTAAAGAGAAAGGCTACCGCGTCAAAACGAAAAAAGTCGACATCGCTGCTAACGGTAAAGCAATCGCAGCCGGCGAAACAAGCGGCTTCATGAAACTAATTTCAGAAGAGAAATACGGCGAAGTGCTCGGCGTCGTCATGGTCGGCGCCCACGTCACCGAAATGATTAGCCAGGCAACCGCCTACATGCATCTCGAAGGAACCGCTGAAGAGCTTGACAGCATGGTATTCCCACATCCAACGGTATCAGAAGCCTTGGGTGAAGCCGGAAGCGTATGGCTGGAAAAAGGTATACATTACAGTTGA
- a CDS encoding glycoside hydrolase family 43 protein, with translation MTMIKNPILTGFNPDPSICRAGEEYYIAVSTFEWFPGVGIYHSRDLKNWRLASRPLNRLSQLDMKGNPDSGGVWAPALSYADGKFWLIYTDMKVVDGAWKDCHNYLVTSETIDGEWSDPVYLNSSGFDPSLFHNDDGRKYLVNMLWDNRIGRHDFYGIVLQEYSDVEQKLIGGEKVIFKGTDIKLTEAPHLYKINGYYYLLTAEGGTKYEHQATIARSKDLWGPYEIHPENPLITSWPHPRIPLQKAGHASIVKTHTDEWFLVHLTGRPLPKEDQPLLDGIRGYCPLGRETAIQRLEWKNDWPYVVGGSRPSVEIEGPDIDEVKWEKDFDEKDDFDSAVLNHHFQSLRIPLGEDILSLTDNPGHLRLYGRESLTSKFTQAYIARRWQHFNFTAETKVAFNPESFQQAAGLVNYYNTRNWTALQVTWDEEKGRILELTVCDNFSFDQPLKDKIAIPNDVAYVYLRVDVKTNTYRYLYSFDRADWIEIPVTLYAYKLSDDYVEGGGFFTGAFVGMQCQDTSGKNLYADFDYFSYQGED, from the coding sequence ATGACAATGATTAAAAATCCAATTTTAACCGGATTCAACCCTGATCCCAGCATCTGCCGCGCCGGAGAAGAATACTATATTGCTGTTTCAACATTTGAATGGTTCCCCGGTGTCGGCATTTACCATTCCAGGGATTTGAAAAACTGGCGGCTGGCATCCCGGCCCCTGAACCGCCTCAGCCAGCTGGACATGAAAGGGAACCCCGATTCCGGCGGTGTCTGGGCCCCTGCCCTATCGTATGCTGACGGCAAATTCTGGCTGATTTATACCGATATGAAAGTCGTCGATGGCGCCTGGAAAGACTGCCATAATTACCTCGTGACAAGTGAAACAATTGATGGTGAGTGGTCCGATCCTGTTTACTTGAACAGCTCCGGTTTCGACCCTTCCCTATTTCACAATGACGATGGCAGAAAATATTTGGTCAACATGTTATGGGACAACCGGATTGGCCGTCATGATTTTTATGGCATTGTGCTGCAGGAATACAGTGACGTGGAGCAGAAGCTGATTGGCGGCGAGAAAGTGATTTTTAAAGGGACCGATATCAAGCTGACCGAAGCCCCTCATCTCTATAAGATTAACGGCTATTACTATCTTTTGACAGCTGAAGGCGGCACAAAATATGAGCACCAAGCCACGATTGCCCGTTCCAAAGATTTATGGGGACCTTACGAAATTCATCCTGAAAACCCATTGATCACATCATGGCCGCACCCGCGGATTCCGCTTCAGAAAGCGGGACACGCTTCCATTGTCAAGACACATACCGATGAATGGTTTTTGGTCCATTTGACAGGCCGGCCGCTGCCTAAAGAGGATCAGCCGTTGCTGGACGGGATTCGCGGCTACTGCCCATTGGGAAGAGAAACCGCTATCCAGCGGTTGGAGTGGAAAAATGACTGGCCGTATGTTGTTGGCGGCAGCCGGCCATCCGTTGAAATCGAAGGTCCTGATATTGATGAAGTCAAATGGGAAAAGGACTTTGATGAAAAAGACGACTTTGACTCTGCCGTCTTAAATCACCATTTCCAGTCACTGCGGATTCCTTTGGGTGAAGATATTCTATCGCTGACGGACAATCCGGGGCATTTAAGGCTGTACGGCCGGGAATCATTAACCTCAAAATTCACACAGGCTTATATCGCCCGGCGCTGGCAGCATTTTAATTTTACCGCCGAGACAAAAGTTGCTTTTAATCCGGAATCGTTTCAGCAGGCGGCCGGATTGGTCAATTATTATAACACACGCAACTGGACAGCTCTGCAGGTGACATGGGATGAGGAAAAAGGAAGAATATTGGAATTAACAGTGTGCGACAACTTTTCATTCGACCAGCCGCTTAAAGATAAAATTGCGATCCCGAATGACGTTGCGTACGTATACTTGCGAGTTGATGTTAAAACGAATACGTATCGTTATTTGTATTCCTTTGATCGCGCGGATTGGATTGAAATCCCGGTTACGTTATACGCGTACAAGCTTTCTGATGATTACGTAGAGGGCGGCGGCTTCTTCACAGGAGCGTTTGTCGGCATGCAGTGCCAGGATACGTCAGGGAAAAACCTATATGCTGATTTTGATTATTTTAGTTATCAGGGAGAGGACTAG
- a CDS encoding NERD domain-containing protein yields MIIRNRPKPLPLRNLDAAIPRLPPTFPNLPRMQEDVKKQQQGYSGEKKIDYFLDNLAPMYTILHDVYLRENNKNFQIDSLAIANHSIFMIDSKNYNGTISFNTTLRQLTRSDGKLESGFENPITQIKNQKFHLQNWLKERNLGHIPVKCFVAIADPSTVVRVEGSEDEVSQYVVHAAELPERIMNADQQYRNKGARKLPDYQIGKTMLSECGEFDIDIFKKYGMRLANILPGVICPGCGLRGMKRIHSGWWCRKCQQKHYHAHWQALADYLLLVKNTITNKECMWFLGLNKRGTATRILKKSGLTYDDKYRCWYKKK; encoded by the coding sequence ATGATAATAAGAAACCGCCCAAAACCCCTTCCACTAAGAAATCTTGATGCAGCCATCCCACGACTCCCACCAACGTTTCCGAATCTCCCCAGAATGCAAGAAGATGTCAAAAAGCAACAGCAAGGCTATTCAGGCGAAAAAAAGATAGACTATTTTCTTGATAACCTCGCACCCATGTACACAATCCTTCACGATGTTTATCTCCGTGAGAATAACAAAAACTTTCAAATAGACTCCCTGGCTATTGCTAATCACTCCATTTTCATGATTGATTCCAAAAATTATAACGGAACCATTTCGTTTAATACCACCCTCCGGCAGCTCACCCGCTCTGACGGCAAACTCGAGTCAGGCTTTGAAAATCCCATTACTCAGATTAAAAATCAAAAATTCCATCTGCAAAATTGGCTCAAGGAGCGTAACTTGGGGCATATTCCGGTAAAATGCTTTGTAGCAATTGCTGATCCGTCGACTGTTGTGCGGGTAGAAGGCAGCGAGGACGAGGTCAGTCAATATGTCGTTCATGCCGCTGAACTCCCCGAGCGAATAATGAACGCCGATCAGCAATACCGCAATAAAGGCGCGCGGAAGCTCCCAGACTATCAAATCGGCAAGACCATGCTGAGCGAATGTGGTGAATTTGATATTGATATATTCAAAAAATATGGCATGCGACTGGCGAACATATTACCTGGTGTCATCTGTCCTGGTTGTGGGCTGCGGGGGATGAAACGAATACATAGCGGGTGGTGGTGCCGTAAATGTCAGCAAAAACATTATCATGCGCATTGGCAAGCACTTGCTGATTATTTACTGCTGGTGAAAAATACAATAACGAACAAAGAATGTATGTGGTTTTTAGGCTTGAATAAAAGAGGAACTGCAACAAGAATCCTTAAGAAAAGCGGATTGACGTATGATGATAAATATAGATGCTGGTATAAAAAGAAATAG
- a CDS encoding PTS glucitol/sorbitol transporter subunit IIB — protein MSDYKAAKVSKGGSGWGGPLVIHPKESQKYIVSVTGGGIHPVAQEIADKTGGIAIDGFEKSVEKEEMACAVINCGGTARSGVYPKMGVLTVNVFSNSPSGPLAKFIKETNFVSGVTTDNVELADGSEGENQPDQTEDDSGEAEQDAKGSLLDKDVAKETKEEAKQKVAAKEESNGKKKNPVIRLIEFLGDKVGFVVSTFFQAGRDTIDTVIKNILPFMAFVSVLMGIITYTGIGDLIANWVSPLAGSLTGMLILSLICSIPVISPLLAPGAVIAQVVGVLLGTEVGRGNIPPQMTLPALFAINPQVGTDFVPVGLTLGEAKPETIEVGVPAVLFSRLVTGPLAVVIAYFASFGLYS, from the coding sequence ATGAGTGACTATAAAGCAGCAAAAGTTTCAAAAGGTGGCTCGGGCTGGGGCGGTCCATTAGTTATCCATCCTAAAGAAAGTCAAAAATATATCGTATCAGTAACCGGTGGCGGTATTCATCCGGTCGCCCAGGAGATAGCGGACAAAACAGGCGGTATTGCGATTGACGGATTTGAGAAATCAGTCGAAAAAGAAGAAATGGCCTGTGCTGTTATTAATTGCGGAGGCACCGCAAGAAGTGGTGTCTACCCAAAAATGGGTGTCCTGACGGTGAATGTATTCAGTAATTCACCATCAGGTCCACTGGCAAAATTTATAAAAGAAACAAATTTTGTATCTGGTGTTACAACGGACAATGTTGAATTAGCTGATGGCTCTGAAGGAGAGAATCAGCCGGATCAAACGGAAGATGATTCAGGCGAAGCAGAACAGGATGCAAAAGGGTCATTGCTGGATAAAGATGTTGCTAAAGAAACAAAAGAAGAAGCCAAGCAAAAAGTAGCAGCAAAAGAAGAAAGCAACGGCAAGAAAAAAAATCCTGTTATCCGACTTATTGAGTTCCTTGGTGATAAAGTCGGCTTTGTGGTCAGTACGTTTTTCCAGGCAGGCCGCGATACAATTGATACTGTTATCAAAAATATTTTACCATTTATGGCATTCGTCAGTGTGCTGATGGGGATTATTACTTATACAGGGATCGGTGACCTGATCGCGAACTGGGTATCGCCACTGGCTGGGTCACTTACAGGTATGCTGATTCTTTCACTGATTTGTTCAATTCCGGTCATTTCACCGTTACTTGCACCGGGGGCTGTTATTGCTCAGGTTGTTGGTGTTCTGCTTGGTACTGAAGTAGGAAGAGGAAATATCCCGCCACAGATGACATTGCCTGCACTATTTGCTATTAACCCGCAAGTCGGTACAGACTTTGTGCCGGTGGGATTGACACTTGGGGAAGCAAAGCCGGAAACAATCGAAGTAGGTGTGCCGGCGGTCCTTTTCTCAAGATTGGTGACTGGACCGCTCGCGGTTGTTATTGCTTACTTTGCAAGTTTCGGTCTTTATAGCTGA
- a CDS encoding PTS glucitol/sorbitol transporter subunit IIA gives MSNAYYSVNIVEVGSDAPLMTEEDMVILFNNTVPADLKSIAFVHNGDTISEEIKAGDKMVVDGEAFDILFVGDKVNDTMHDLGHATFHFNGENHSDLPGTVCLEAKPIPEISADSVITFTR, from the coding sequence ATGTCAAATGCATATTACAGCGTTAACATCGTTGAAGTCGGAAGTGATGCGCCATTAATGACAGAAGAAGATATGGTCATTTTGTTTAATAATACAGTCCCGGCAGATTTAAAAAGCATTGCATTCGTGCATAACGGAGATACAATTTCTGAGGAAATAAAAGCAGGCGACAAGATGGTAGTCGATGGGGAAGCTTTTGACATCTTATTCGTTGGCGACAAAGTCAATGATACGATGCACGACTTAGGCCACGCGACATTCCATTTTAACGGGGAGAACCATTCAGATCTGCCTGGAACAGTTTGTCTCGAGGCAAAACCAATCCCCGAAATCAGTGCCGATTCTGTTATTACATTTACAAGATAA
- a CDS encoding thiamine pyrophosphate-dependent dehydrogenase E1 component subunit alpha — MTKDVTLVPDVSQDKLVDLYKQMWVIRFFDEKVDEFFAKGMIHGTTHLAVGQEASAAGACALLDNEDKITSTHRGHGHCIAKGATPDKMMAELFGRTTGYCKGKGGSMHIADIDIGNLGANGIVAGGIPLAVGSALTAKMKKHDYVTVCFFGDGATNEGSFHEAVNLASIWDLPVIFVCENNLYGMSGNVNEMTNVKNIADRAAAYGIQGAVADGNDIVDMMNKTNDAVDRARNGEGPSLIEAKTYRWKGHSKSDAKKYRTREEENEWKAKDPIKRFREVLIEADILTEEKAEEIRKAAKKEIEDAVEFAENSPMPTEDDLLTDVYA, encoded by the coding sequence TTGACAAAAGATGTGACGCTCGTCCCTGATGTCAGTCAGGATAAATTGGTAGATTTGTATAAACAAATGTGGGTTATCCGGTTCTTTGATGAAAAAGTGGATGAGTTTTTCGCCAAAGGTATGATCCACGGCACGACCCACTTGGCGGTTGGCCAGGAAGCAAGTGCTGCGGGAGCTTGTGCGCTGCTCGACAATGAGGATAAGATTACCAGTACACACCGCGGGCATGGGCATTGTATCGCTAAAGGTGCAACCCCTGACAAAATGATGGCGGAATTGTTCGGCCGTACCACGGGATACTGCAAAGGCAAAGGCGGATCGATGCACATTGCCGACATTGATATCGGCAACCTTGGTGCAAATGGCATCGTAGCAGGCGGCATTCCGCTTGCGGTGGGTTCAGCGCTGACTGCAAAAATGAAAAAGCATGACTATGTAACAGTTTGCTTTTTCGGCGATGGTGCAACAAACGAAGGAAGTTTTCATGAAGCGGTAAACCTGGCTTCAATCTGGGATCTGCCCGTTATTTTTGTATGTGAAAATAACTTGTATGGCATGTCCGGGAATGTAAATGAAATGACAAATGTCAAAAACATTGCTGACCGTGCTGCAGCATATGGCATCCAGGGTGCTGTAGCTGATGGCAACGACATTGTCGACATGATGAATAAAACAAATGATGCAGTTGACCGTGCACGCAATGGAGAGGGACCGTCATTGATCGAAGCGAAAACCTACCGCTGGAAAGGTCACTCGAAAAGTGATGCGAAGAAGTACCGCACACGTGAAGAAGAAAACGAATGGAAAGCAAAAGATCCAATCAAACGATTCAGAGAAGTGCTTATAGAAGCTGATATCTTAACGGAAGAAAAGGCAGAAGAAATCCGTAAAGCTGCTAAAAAAGAAATTGAAGATGCGGTTGAATTTGCTGAAAACAGTCCAATGCCGACTGAAGATGACTTACTGACGGATGTTTACGCATAG
- a CDS encoding alpha-ketoacid dehydrogenase subunit beta codes for MREITYSEAVREALSQEMRKNDDVFILGEDIGVYGGAFGVTRGMIEEFGPDRIRNTPISESGIAGAAVGSALTGMRPIAELQFSDFITIALDQMANQAAKIRYMYGGKGKVPMVLRTPSGSGTGAAAQHSQSLEAWVAHVPGLKVVQPSTGYDAKGLLKAAIDDDNPVIFYEHKTLYGTKSDVPEEQYSIPLGQADIKREGTDVTIVAYAVMVPRALEAAKELEKEGISVEVVDPRTLVPLDKETIVKSVSKTGRVVVAHEAVKRGGYGGEIASMIAESDAFDFLDAPIKRLGGAESPIPYNPELEKAHVPQVPDMIKAVKETLNKA; via the coding sequence ATGAGAGAGATTACCTATTCAGAAGCAGTACGCGAAGCATTGAGCCAGGAAATGCGCAAAAATGATGATGTTTTTATTTTAGGGGAAGATATCGGTGTTTATGGTGGTGCGTTCGGTGTGACACGCGGCATGATTGAGGAATTCGGTCCCGACCGCATCCGCAACACCCCAATCAGTGAATCCGGTATCGCCGGGGCGGCGGTCGGATCGGCACTGACAGGTATGCGCCCAATTGCTGAACTGCAGTTTTCCGATTTCATTACGATTGCTCTGGATCAGATGGCCAACCAGGCAGCTAAAATTCGTTATATGTACGGCGGAAAAGGCAAGGTGCCGATGGTTTTACGAACACCAAGTGGTTCCGGTACAGGTGCCGCTGCCCAGCATTCTCAAAGTCTTGAAGCATGGGTGGCGCATGTTCCCGGTCTAAAGGTAGTTCAGCCATCGACAGGCTATGATGCTAAAGGACTTTTGAAAGCAGCCATTGATGATGACAACCCGGTCATTTTTTACGAGCACAAAACGCTTTATGGCACGAAATCCGATGTGCCTGAAGAGCAATACAGCATTCCGCTCGGACAAGCTGACATCAAACGTGAAGGAACAGATGTTACGATTGTTGCCTATGCCGTCATGGTGCCGCGTGCACTAGAAGCAGCTAAGGAACTGGAGAAAGAAGGCATCAGTGTTGAAGTGGTCGACCCGCGTACTTTGGTGCCGCTTGACAAAGAAACAATCGTGAAATCCGTTTCCAAAACCGGACGGGTTGTAGTTGCGCATGAAGCGGTCAAACGCGGCGGCTACGGCGGTGAAATCGCCAGCATGATTGCAGAAAGTGATGCATTTGACTTCCTAGATGCACCAATCAAACGACTGGGTGGTGCTGAATCGCCAATTCCTTACAATCCTGAATTGGAAAAAGCCCATGTACCGCAAGTACCCGATATGATTAAAGCCGTAAAAGAAACGCTGAATAAAGCGTAA
- a CDS encoding dihydrolipoamide acetyltransferase family protein, with the protein MAKEVFMPKLSSTMDEGTLLEWFKEEGDPVEVGEPIFEIMTDKINIEVESYEEGVLLKRNYDVDAEIPVNAVIGYVGEEGEDVPENPPEAGANDSKGAQAGSGEDAGQTGAPAAEERGSDDVQDDTEGEKVRATPAARRVAREENVNLASVQGSGPKGRRHEQDMKDALDSTKATPLAGKIAGDQGVDLAEVEGSGAHGKVRKDDVLQHTTPAAAQSAPDEDAERIKLKGLRKAVADKMVQSTSEIPHVTLTSDVDMTHVIDVRKTLLPIIEKQTGYRVSYTEILIKAVSQLMDAHPRVNASLEGNEIVLNKSVNIGLAVAVEDGLIVPSVKDADKKGLAQLTKVSKTLGQKARDNKLTPDEMTGNTFSISNLGMYAIDSFTPIINPPETAILGVGRIVEKPVVIDGEIEVRPMMALSLSFDHRAIDGAPAAAFLTDLKERLENPYGLLI; encoded by the coding sequence ATGGCTAAAGAAGTATTTATGCCGAAACTCAGCAGTACCATGGACGAGGGTACTTTGCTGGAATGGTTTAAAGAAGAAGGCGACCCGGTAGAAGTCGGGGAACCGATATTTGAAATCATGACCGACAAAATCAACATTGAAGTTGAATCCTATGAAGAAGGCGTTCTGCTGAAACGTAATTATGACGTTGATGCTGAAATCCCTGTCAACGCCGTCATTGGCTATGTCGGCGAAGAAGGCGAAGACGTGCCTGAGAATCCTCCTGAAGCTGGAGCGAATGACAGTAAAGGTGCTCAAGCAGGATCTGGTGAGGATGCTGGTCAAACCGGCGCACCAGCGGCTGAAGAGAGAGGCTCTGACGACGTTCAGGATGACACAGAAGGCGAAAAAGTGCGTGCAACCCCTGCAGCCAGACGTGTTGCCCGCGAAGAAAATGTTAACCTTGCCTCTGTTCAGGGCTCCGGGCCAAAAGGACGCCGCCATGAACAGGATATGAAAGATGCACTCGACAGCACGAAAGCCACACCGCTTGCCGGTAAAATTGCCGGTGACCAGGGCGTTGATCTCGCAGAAGTTGAAGGTTCAGGTGCTCATGGCAAAGTGCGCAAAGATGACGTATTGCAGCACACAACACCAGCGGCCGCACAAAGCGCACCGGATGAAGATGCCGAGCGCATTAAGCTGAAAGGTCTGCGTAAAGCTGTTGCCGATAAAATGGTTCAAAGTACCAGCGAGATTCCGCATGTCACATTGACGAGCGACGTCGACATGACGCATGTCATCGATGTGCGCAAGACACTGCTTCCGATTATCGAAAAGCAAACCGGCTACAGAGTTTCGTATACTGAAATTTTGATAAAGGCTGTATCACAGCTCATGGACGCACACCCACGGGTTAACGCGTCACTTGAAGGCAACGAGATTGTGCTTAACAAATCTGTTAATATCGGACTCGCTGTTGCGGTTGAAGATGGCTTAATCGTGCCATCTGTTAAAGATGCGGATAAGAAAGGGCTCGCCCAATTGACCAAAGTAAGCAAAACGCTTGGTCAAAAGGCACGCGATAACAAACTGACACCTGACGAAATGACCGGCAACACATTCTCCATCAGCAACCTGGGCATGTATGCGATTGACAGTTTCACACCGATTATTAACCCGCCGGAAACAGCCATTCTCGGGGTCGGCCGCATTGTCGAAAAACCGGTTGTTATCGACGGTGAAATCGAAGTCCGGCCAATGATGGCACTCAGCCTGTCATTCGACCACCGGGCAATCGATGGTGCTCCGGCGGCAGCATTCCTGACCGACTTGAAAGAGCGGCTGGAAAATCCATACGGCCTGTTGATATAA
- a CDS encoding PTS glucitol/sorbitol transporter subunit IIC, producing MDFLVTLAEGFIGMFQEGGDTFIGLVTDIIPLLIALITAVNAAIKFVGEERVFNFAQKCTKYFFLRYTIFPFLAVFFLTNPMCYTFGRFLPEHKKPAFYDSTVSFVHPVTGLFPHANPAELFVYTGIAAGITDLGLSTGPLALRFLLVGIVVMLLRGVVTEFITVRMIKNRESQAENSAA from the coding sequence ATGGATTTCTTAGTCACTCTGGCTGAAGGCTTTATAGGCATGTTCCAGGAAGGCGGGGACACCTTTATCGGCCTCGTCACCGATATTATTCCATTACTGATTGCTTTGATCACAGCAGTTAACGCTGCAATTAAATTTGTTGGAGAAGAAAGGGTTTTCAACTTTGCCCAAAAATGTACAAAATATTTTTTCTTAAGATATACAATTTTCCCTTTCCTGGCCGTATTTTTCTTGACGAACCCAATGTGTTATACATTCGGCCGTTTCTTGCCGGAACACAAAAAGCCGGCTTTCTATGATTCAACGGTATCGTTTGTACACCCGGTTACAGGTCTTTTTCCGCATGCGAATCCGGCTGAACTATTCGTCTATACAGGTATAGCCGCCGGAATTACAGACCTTGGCCTTTCAACAGGACCATTGGCATTGAGGTTTTTGCTCGTCGGTATCGTTGTCATGTTACTGAGAGGTGTTGTAACCGAGTTTATTACAGTCCGAATGATTAAAAACAGGGAAAGTCAAGCTGAAAATTCCGCAGCGTAA